ATAATCTCCATTTCCATTTCGCCAGCGCTGGTGGAACTGCGATACAGCTCGTCGATCTTCTTGACGATTTCGGTGACTTCGCTGTCCACATTGCGATGCTGCGCGAGCAACGGCGAAACAATCAGGCAGAACAACAGTAATTCGATGATGATTATTTTCATCCTTTTGATCTCCCAATTCTATTCTAAACCGCTCAGGCGCTCGCTTTAAAGATGAAAGGTGTTCGTAAGCGGCGTTTGCCAGCAGTCAACAGCGCCCGGGCGGTGGCGTTTGTGAATCGCGTCTTACAGCGTTTTTCATTTGGATGAACAGAGTTTGTAGTCCCCGCCCCTTGTGGGCGGCTGTTGAAGCCATGGAATTCGCGGTTGCAACAATGCCCCACAAGGGGGGCAGGGCTACGAATCCTGTACACGCATTTAAAAAACGCTGTAAGTTGAAACAAAAAGCAAAAAAATCATGTGTCTCACAAGTATTTTTTACCGTGATTGCGGCCACGAACATGACCAAGCTTGAATCAGGGCGAATATCAACAGTATAAGCGGGGTGCAGCTTTCACAGCGTTTAGGGCGAGTACTGCGAGATCCACCGATCATGAAAATCACGGCACGGCTGCACCGTCCGTGCGCTTGATGTTGTTGTTCGACGGCCAGTTATTCACCTTTGCGAATCGCTTTTGCCATCACCAGGTCGAGGGTATCGACCGATAACGGCGATACATAAGAATCCAAGCCCAGCGAGACCTGCCAGTAAAATGAAAGGCGGTGGGACATCCTCGATGCCCGATGAACCGATCCTGGTTAGATGCCAGGCTACGCCGAAGCTGCCAGCTCCTAATATCAAGCAGCTCAGCCGTAAAAAAATTGTGACACGTTCCCATCTCATTCGTTGTTTCTCCTCGTTGATGTCGATCACAGCAATTAGCAACCGCATGTTGAAGCGTTTGCGCATGTTTTACGTCTTTTAGAAAGACGTTTTTTCAGCAAGGCTCATTCTCGGTTTGAGAGCTGTCCGGGCAACGCGGGAAGCGGTGATCGTTTCAGGAAGGCCTCCGAAACGGCGTTCGCGCCGGCAAAACTCGTTCACAGCAGCCTCGAGATCCGATGGTTTGAAATCCGGCCACATGATCTTCAAAAAAACCAGCTCGGCATAGGCGCATTCCCACAGCAAAAAATCACTCAACCGCTGTTCGCCGCCGGTGCGGATGAGAAGATCGACATTGGGCGCGGGAGCAGCCTCGTGAACCGCAGCGCCGAGTGCGTGCGCAAATCGCTGTGACGAGATTTCTCCGGTTTGCGCGCAGCCCTGCGCCGCCCGCATAATCGAATCCCGGGAGGAGTAATCGACTGCAATGCGAAAATGCAGCACGCGACCGGATGCCGTGGCTGCTTCAGCCTGCGCGATCGCCAGGCACAATGAGGGTGAGAGACGATCCCGCCTGCCAATAATCGAAAGACGCACGCCCTCGGCAACACACTTCGAGGTTTCCGAGTTGAGATAGGCGCGCAAGAGTTGCATTAGCGCGGAGACTTCAGGGCCGGGGCGCTGCCAGTTATCCGAGGAGAAGGCGTAAACCGTCAGGCACCGGATCCCCAGATTTGGCGCGGCTTCGACAATGGGTCGCAGGGCTTCGGCGCCGGCGCGATGGCCGGCAATGCGAGGCAGGCTTCGCGCTTGCGCCCAACGGCCGTTGCCATCCATAATAATTGCAGTGTGCATAAAAAGCACTTTGTGAATTAAAGTTAAATGGGTTAAAAAAACGCGCCTACTGGTCGCGCATCGCCTGAATGAGTGATTCCATTTGGCCGAGATAATTTTCCAGAGCGCGGCGGCCGGCTTTGGTCAAGCGGTACTCGGTCTTGGGCGTTTTGCCCTCGAAGTATTTGGTGACGCTGAGGTAATGCGCTTCTTCCAGCTTGCGGGCATGCACGCTGAGATTG
This sequence is a window from Cytophagia bacterium CHB2. Protein-coding genes within it:
- a CDS encoding di-trans,poly-cis-decaprenylcistransferase, encoding MHTAIIMDGNGRWAQARSLPRIAGHRAGAEALRPIVEAAPNLGIRCLTVYAFSSDNWQRPGPEVSALMQLLRAYLNSETSKCVAEGVRLSIIGRRDRLSPSLCLAIAQAEAATASGRVLHFRIAVDYSSRDSIMRAAQGCAQTGEISSQRFAHALGAAVHEAAPAPNVDLLIRTGGEQRLSDFLLWECAYAELVFLKIMWPDFKPSDLEAAVNEFCRRERRFGGLPETITASRVARTALKPRMSLAEKTSF